In Haloarcula limicola, the genomic stretch CGCGCCGTCGCCCCCGTCCCCTCCGCCACCGTTCCCGCCGTCTCCCCCGTCGCCCGCCGCGTCGTCGCGGCTGCCGAACGAACAGCCGGCGAGCGCGCCGGTGGCACCGACGACGCCGAGCGTCCGCAAGAAGTCCCGCCTCGACGGTCCCGGCGCGGTCGTCCACCGCTCGTTTCGTGGGTTCATGACCGTAAAAAGCTCCGTTAGTATTTAACTGTTCTTCGATAGGTAGTATTCGAATATCCGTCGATAGCAAAGATATATACTGTTTAAAACCAGTTACGAAGTGATGATTATCCGGGTGGTAGACCGATGCAAGCAGTGATCTTGGCCGCGGGGGAGGGACAGCGATTGGGACCGCTGACGGAGGGCCGACCCAAACCGATGGTGCCCGTCGGCAACCGACCGATCCTCGAAGCCGTGCTGGAGGCCGCGGTCAAGGCGAGCGTCGAAGAGGTGGTTCTCGTCGTCGGCCACTGCCGAGAGCGCATCCAGAGTCACTTCGGCGACGGCGACGACTGGGGCGTCCCGATACGCTACGTCGTGCAGGACCACCAACTCGGCGCGGCCCACGCGCTGGCACGGACCGAGTCCGTCGTCGAGGGGCCGTTCTTCGTCCTCCACGGCGACCAGTTGGTCGAGGCCGCGCTGCTTGAGCGACTCCTGGAGCGGTGGGAGGCGACCGAGACGCCGACCATCGCCGCCGTGCAGTCGGACCGGCCGACCGAGTACGGCGCGGTCGACGTGGACGGCGAAACCGTCGTGGCCGTCTCGAAGACGCCGACGGCCGATCCGCCGTTCCTCGTCAACGCCGGCGCGTACGTCCTCGACGAGGGCGTCTTCGACGTGGTTCGAGGGGTCGAGACCGCGGACGGCACCGACTTCGGGATGGCGACGACGCTCCAGCGGCTCGCCGACGCGGGACGGCTCTCGGCGGTGCTCCACCGCGGGTCGTGGCAGGACCTGACCTACCCGTGGGACCTGCTCTCGACGAACGCGACGCTGCTCCGGCAGCGCGACAGCGAGGCGGTCGCCGAGGACGCGCGGGTCCACTCGACCGCGGCGGTCTCGGCGAGCGTGGCCGTCGACGAGGGTGTCTCCGTCGGCCCGAACGCGACGCTCCTGCCGGGGACGGCGCTCGGCCGAAACGTCCGCGTCGGCGCGAGCGCGACGCTCTCGAACTGCATCGTGCTGGACGGGGCGCGGATCGGCGACGGGGCGGTGCTGCGCGACTGCATCGTCGGCGAGTCGGTGTCGGTCGGCCCGAACGCCACCGCCGAGGGCGGGCCGGCCAGCGTCGTCGTCGGCGACGCGGTCCACGACGACGTGGGACTCGGTGCGGTGCTCGCGGACCGAACCGTCCTCCGGGGCGGCGTGACGGTCGCGCCCGGGACCGTCGTCGGCCGCGACGTCGAAGCGGACTGCGGGACCGTCCTGCGCGGGCGAATCGACTCGAACGAGACGGTACGGAGGGGATAATCCATGTGCGGAATCATCGGCTACGTCGGCGAATCGGCCGCCCAGTCACGGCTCGTGACCGGGTTGCAGAAACTGGAGTACCGCGGCTACGACTCGGCGGGTATTGCGCTGGTCGACGACGCGCTGTCGGTGTACAAGCAGGTCGGCCTCGTGGGCGACCTCGACCTCCCCGCCGACTCGCCCCAGACGTGTGGTATCGGCCACACCCGCTGGAGTACGCACGGGAAGCCGACAGACGCGAACGCCCACCCCCACACCGACTGCACGGGGCGAGTCGCCGTCGTCCACAACGGCATCGTCGGCAACTACGACGACCTGCGGGCCGAACTGCCCGACCACGAGTTCCGGAGCGAGACGGACACGGAGGTCGTCGCCCACCTCGTCGAAGTCGAACTCGAGTTCACCGACGACCTCGTCGCGGCGGTCAGCGCCGCCGTCGAGCGAATCGAGGGGAGTTACGCGCTGGGTGTCGTCGCGGCCGGACACGACGGCATCGTCGTTGCCCGCCGGAACAGCCCGCTGGTCGTCGGTCACGGAAGCGACGGCAACTTCGTCGCCAGCGACGTGACGCCGCTCTTGGAACACACGCGCGAGGTGTCCTACCTCGAAGACGGCGACGTGGCACACGTCACCCGCGACGGCGTCGCGGTCCGGCACGACGGCGCGAGCGTTGAGCGGGCCGTCCACCGAATCGAGTGGAACGCCGACGCCGCCGAGAAGGGCGGCTACGACCACTACATGCTCAAGGAGATCCACGAGCAACCGCAGGCGCTCCGACAGGCCGTCGCCGGCCGCATCGACGCCGTCGAGGAGCGCGTCGAGTTGGACCGCTCGCTGTCGACGGCGTTTCTGGACTCGCTCGACGAGATTCAACTGGTCGCCTGTGGTACGTCCTACCACGCCTGCCTCTACGGGAAGCAGCTGCTGGAGTCGCTCGCGGACGTCCGCGTCACCGTCGAGTTCGGCAGCGAGTACGCCGTCGGGAGCGGCCGCGACCCCGAGCGGACGCTGGTCGTCGGCGTCAGTCAGAGCGGCGAGACGGCCGACACCCTGCGGGCGCTCAGGACGGCGAAGCGGACCGGCATTCGAACGCTCGGCGTGACGAACACCGTCGGGAGCACCGTCGCCCGCGAGTGCGACGACGCGCTCTACATCCAGGCCGGTCCCGAGATCGGCGTCGCCGCGACCAAGACGTTCGCCTCGCAGGTCGTCACGCTCGCCCTGCTCGCCGTCGACGTGGCGGATTCGCGCGGCGAACTCGACCCGGCGGACGGCCGGGAACTGCTCTCGAACCTGCAGGCCCTGCCCGGCGCGGTCCAGACCGCCCTCGACCGGGACCGGGAGGTCCGCGAAGTGGCCGACGCCTACGCCGGCGGCGAGGCCTTCTTCTTCATCGGTCGGCAGTTCGCCACGCCGGTCGCGCTCGAAGGGGCGCTGAAACTCAAGGAGATCTCCTACGACCACGCGGAGGGGTTCCCGGCGGGCGAACTCAAGCACGGGCCGCTGGCGCTGATCACGGAGCGGACGCCGGTGCTGGCGATACTCACAGACGGTGCTCGGCCGGAGGAGACCCACAACAACGTCAAGGAGGTCCAGTCCCGCGGCGCGCCGGTGGTCGCCGTCACCTCCGAGACGGGCCGGGAGGGCGACTACGAGGTGGGCTTCGACGTCCCCGATCTGGGCGTCCTCGAACCGCTGGTCGCCAACGTCTACCTCCAGTTGTTCGCCTACCACGTCGCCGACGGGAAGGCCCGCCCCATCGACCGGCCGCGCAACCTCGCGAAGAGCGTCACCGTCGAGTGAGTGTCTGTCCGCGCTCGCGCGCGCTGGGTCCAGCTAATTTTCCGGGGAACGGGGCGATAGCGTCGACCGACCCGTCGGCTTCTCGACGAGCGCGGTCAGAACCTTCGATACTCCGACTGTCACGTCAGCGGTGGCGATAGTACTGTCGAACCCGTTCTGAGTCTCAGGATAGATATTTTGGGGGATTCGTCGCGCCGATGTCGCCGATATCCGCCGTCAGTCGAATCGGCGTAGAACCGTCGGGAACGCGACAGGCGTAGAGACGTCTCCGTTCTCCGGCACGAACGGGGATCCGGCCTCTCAGGGTATCTACGTTGATAATCCGTCGAAAAGGATATTATTGCTGGTATAGAATTGGTTGGCAGATGGCACCAGATCCACCGCCGACCGACCGGCCAGCCAGTCCCGGTCTCTCCAGACGGGCGCTCCTCAAGTTGACGGGCACCGCGCTCGGGACAGCGGCCGTCGCCGGCTGTCTGGGGGATGACCCGAGCGGCGAGCGGCGAGTCGGCTACGGCGGCGTCACTCCGGCGATGCTCGCGGCGGGGCGACTGTCGCTGTCCGCGCCCGACGACGGTCTCGTCGCTCACTGGGCGTTGGACGGGACCGGCGCGACCGCGACCGACGCGGTCGGCAGCAACGACGGAGCCATCCGCGGCGCGCCCCGGCAGGGCGTTCCCGGCGTTCACGAGTCGACTGCCTACGGCTTCCGGCCGGGGGCGGGCAACTACGTCGAGGTCGCCGACGCCGGCGTCCTCCGGCCCGCCGCCGAACTGTCCTTCGGCGGGTGGTACCGCACGGAGAGCGACGACAACGGTCAGACGCTGGTCCAGAAGGCCGATGCCCGCTTCGGCGAGACGGGGTACGCCGTCGACGTCCAGACGCCGAACAGCGTCCGCGGACACGTCGCCGTCGAGAGCGGGCGAGCCTCAGTCAACCTGTGGGGCGTCGCGACCCACGACGGGGAGTGGCACCACCTCTTTCTGACGTGGGACGGCTCGGCGCTCGTCCTCTATCTCGACGGCGAGGAGATCGATCGCGACGCCTCGCAGTCGGGACGCGTCGTCCACAGCGACCGCTCGCTATTCGTCGGCCGCGGCGACAACGGCTATACCTCTTACTACGGGATGGACGGTGCCATCGACGACGTTCGCGTCTACGAGCGCGCGCTGCCCGCGAGCGACGTGGCCGACATCTACGAGGGCGAGACGGTGACGCCGACAGCGACGCCAACGCCAACGGCAACTTCGACGCCGACAGCGAACCCAACGCCCACGCCGACACCGACCGCTGCGCCAACTCCGACAGCGGCCCCCACGCCGACCGAGAGCGACGGACCGGCCCCGGTCGCTCGCTGGCGGTTCGAAGAGACCGAGGGCACCGTGGCGGCCGACGGCGTCGGGTCGGCCGACGGGTCCCTTCGCGGGTCCCCGACGCTCGACGCCGCGGGCGTGTTCGACACGTCGGGAATCGCGTTCGGGGCCGGCGACGCGGACTACGTCGAAGTGGCCGATGCCGGCGTTCTCCGGCCCGCGGCCGAACTGTCCTTCGGCGGGTGGTACCGCACGGAGAGCGGTGACAACAGTCAGACGCTGATCCAGAAAGCCGACGCCCGCTTCGGCGAGACGGGTTACGCCGTCGATATCCAAACTTCCGACAGCGTCCGCGGGCACGTCGCCGTCGAGAGCGGGCGAGCCTCAGTCAACCCGTGGGGCATCGCCACCCACGACGGGAAGTGGCACCATCTCTTGCTGACCTGGGACGGGAGCGCGCTCGTCGCGTACCTCGACGGCGAGGAGGTCGGCCGCGACACGTCGCAGTCGGGCCGCGTCGTCCACAGCGACCGCTCGCTGTACGTCGGCCGCGGCGACAACGGCTACACCTCGTATTACGGTCTGGTCGGGCGCGTCGACGACATTCGCGTCTACGACACCGCATTGACAGCGAGCGATGCCGGCGCGCTGTACGAGGGGGGAAGTACGCCGCCGACGCCGACTTCCGAACCGACTCCTGAACCGACACTAACGCCGACCCCCGAGCCGACGGCGACGGCCACTGAGACCGCGACACCGACTGAAGCTCCGACCGAGACGATCGCGAACGACGAGTTCGGCGAATCCGGCTACGGCGGCCACGGATACGGCGGCGTCGTCGACGCGGACCAACTATGACAGACAACCACCGATACGAGACGCCAGCGGCCGGGACGCTGGACTGGGACGAACCGCTGAACCGCAACTTCGAACGCATCGACACCGACGTCGAGATCCGCGATACCGACGCCAATCGGTCGAACTACGTCGCCAAGACCGGCGCGAAGTTCCTGGCGACGGACACCGGCGACGTCTACATCGGCGAGGGCGGGTCGTGGAACCGCCTCGGCACGATCGGCTCGGGCGACTCCGGCGGGAGCGAGCCCGCAGACGGGACGGACCTCACGTCGCTGCTTCTCGACGGCTACGTCGTCGCCCTCGCCCGGAACCTCTCGTCGCCGCGAACGATCGACCCCGCGGGGACGGACACCCCGATTCAGGACGCGCTCGACGTCCTCGCGGCCAACGGCGGCGGCTCGGTCCGCCTCCCGACGGGCATCGTCGAGGAGACGGGACCGATCCGACCCTACGAAGAGACCCGGATCCTCGGGCTCGGCGTCGAGATATCGAAGGTATCCATCACGGACCGGAGCGCCGACGGTATCCGCTTCGACCGCGACGAGGGTGCCGACCGGGTCGCCCTCGACGGGTTCGCGCTGAACGGCCCGGCCGGCACCGGCCCCACCGGCGTCGCCATCCACCACACGAACCGCGACACGCAGGACCTCCACGTCGGTCGCCTGCTGTTCTGGGGGTGGAACAACTCGGTGTACCGTGTCGAGGAGGGCGTCGGCCCCTTCCAGTGCCGACACGACCAGCTCACCATCTACGAGTGCGACGCCGGCGAGGAGGACGGCCTCTTCGAGTTCCGGTCGTGGTACGGCCCGGCCAACTGGTTCGGGACGATCGCCGCGTACCCGAGCGCGACGGTCAGCGGGCGGAACACCACCGTGTTCTTCTCCCGCGGCGGCACGCAGACCGTCGATTACCTCACGATGGGCGGGTCCGCCGGCGTCGCCGTCGACCAGACGTGGGACGGCGTCGTCGAGTTCGGCCACGTCCACTGGGAACCGACGACCAACCCGACGGACCCGCCGGCTATCGTCCGTCTGCGCGGCCACGGCACCGGCGTCGTCGGCGCGGTCAAACACGTCACCGGAACCGCGGACTACGTCTACGAACTGGGCTACGACAGCTACAACGGTCGCGGCCCGGCCCGGAAGGTACTGGGGCCGTACATCGAGTTAGGCCGAGAGGCGGACATCACGTCGAACGTCCTCAACCTCGCTCACCCGGCCGACCCCGCCGCGCCGTCGTTCTATCAGGGCGCGCCGGACGACGTGAGCGTCACTCACGAACGGGGGAACACGGGCGGCCTTCGCGCGCTCGGGACGGCCGGGACCGGTTTCTGAGCGCGAATACTCTCGCATATGATTAAGTAGTCCGATGACGGAAACGAAGGCAGTTATCATGGCCGGCGACACTCCGCAGACCCGGTTGCTCGCGCACGCGCAGTACCGGATCGCCCCGCTCAAGACCCGACTCCGAACGGCCCTCGCTCGCTCGACGCTCGTCGAGCGAACGGCGTGGCACGCGGGCGAACGCCTCCACATGCGAACGCCGACCGGCCGGCGAGTGCCCGAGGCCGTTGACATCTCCGGACTCTACGACGGCCCGGCGGCCCCGTCGTACCCCTACGCCGCCGCCGACCGGGAACCCTCGCTATTCCTGCCGGCGGGCGACATCGACCCGGTGGTGACCGCCGCCGACGTCACCGACTTCGGCCGCACCGACTGCGTCGCCGACCCGTTCCTGTTCGTCACCGAAGACGGAGAGTGGCATCTCTTCTTCGAGGTGTACACCCAGAACCGAGAGCCGAGCGCCGCCATCGCCCACGCCGAGAGCGCCGACGGCTACGACTGGACCTACGACCGCGTCGTCCTGGAGACAGACGAACACCTCTCGTATCCCTACGTCTTCCGCTGGGCGGGCGAACACTACATGATTCCGGACCGCTGGGCCAAAGAACGGGGACCGGCCGGCGTGACCCTCTACCGCGCCGAGCGGTTCCCCCACGAGTGGACGCCCGTCGCCGACCTCGTCCAGCCGGAGACGCCGCTGCACGACTTCAGCCCCTTTCGCTGGGGGGACCGCTGGTGGGCGCTGCTGGGCGACGGTCGAGACCTCTACGCCTACTACAGCGACGAGCTCGAAGCGCCCGACTGGACGCCGCACGAGGCCAATCCCGTGGTCCGCGACCGACCGAACGCGGCTAGGCCCGGCGGTCGTCCGCTCGTCTTCGACGACTACGTCCTCGCGTTCTATCAGGACTGTGCGGCCCGCTACGGCGAGCGAGTTCGAGCGTTCGAGATCGCCGAGTTGACGCCGACGGCGTTCGAAGACCGCGAGCGAGACGACTCGCCGGTCATCGAGCCGACGGGCGGCCTCGGCTGGAACTCCGGTGCGATGCATCAGGTCGACCCGTGGTTCGACGGCGAGGGGTGGCACTGCGCGGTCGACGGCAACCTCGGAGCGGGGTATCGGGTGTTCGGCGAACACCACTGGGCGATCGGCATCTACCGGGCGTGAACTCGTCGTCGGACCGAGAGCGCCTCGGGTCAGTCGTCGTCACCGGCCTCCGCGGACGAGAGCAAGCCGGTCGCCAGGATGCGACGGACGATGGTCACGAGGCCGTTGTCGAACCCCTGGCCGAAGACAGCCTTCTCCTGTGTTCGCTCGCCGCTGTCGGTCTGATAAAACGAGCTCACGAGGATCGTCTCTCTGTCGACCAGTAGCAACCGGCCGATCTCCGTGTCGTCGCCCGGCAGCGAGGAGTGAGTCAGCCACGCCAGTTCCGAGACGAACACCTCCGTCCCGGGGAGCGCCTTCTCGACACGGTCGCGCAACGCATCGGAGACCGTTCCGACGATGACGTCGACGTCGTGACGCTGGGCCTGCTGGAGGCAGTCCGCGAGGTCGTCGGTGAAGACGCCCTCGTGGCCGAGGACGATGACGACTTCGCTGTCGGCCCCGCTTATCAGCTGCGCCGTGCGGCTAGTTATCCCCGCCTCGCCCGCCAGCGCCCACACCTCGTGTGTGACCTCCGACTCTTCGTCGCTAACGGCTGGGTCGAGTCCCTCCAGAGCCTGTCGGAGCGTCTCGACTCGGTCGTCGTACTCGTTCCGGAGCGTCTCGACCGCCTCGTCAATGGAGACGGCGCGAAACACCTGCGGATTCGAGTGTTGAATCTCGACGAGTCCTTTCGCCTCTAAGACCCGTATGGCGTCGTAGACGCGGGTCCGGGGCACCTCGGAGACGTCACTGATTTCTTTGGCCGTCCCTCGCGGAAGCCGCGAGAGCGCGACGAACGCCTTGGCCTCGTACTCTTTGAGGCCGAGTTGCTGAAGTAGTTCGACTGCGTGTTCTCGGTTTACGGTTTCGTCCATATGGGCCCCAACCATCGCTACCGTGACCGGTAGGCTAGATAACGGTTTCTCACCGGGACTGAAAGTCGTTGTCACTCCTTTCGGCCTGTACTGGAACAGGTCCCCCTCCCACTTCGATAACCGTCACGGCGGCCCGAACTGGGGAGGGTTGCGTTTATTTTAATAATTACCGCCTCGGTTGACAGGTTAGCGGTGTCTCTACGGACGGTTCGTCTCCTCTCGTCAGGTCGGCCGAATTCCCCGCGAACGACCCGTTAACTCAGATAATCACAATACCATTATACGGGGTGAGCGGGAACGTGCTACTGGCGCGCAGCTCCAGACTGGGTCCCAACCGATCTGTTGCTGCGCGCCTTTACGTACGGTACATCGCCACACATGACCTCGGAGTCCTCGGACGAGCCCCGTTCTGTCGCGGTCGACCAACTCGAAGCGCTGGGGCTGAGCGCGTACGCCGCCCGGACGTTCGTCGCGCTCTCGAGTCTGGGCAGCGGGACGGCAAAAGACGTGAGCGACGTCTCCGAGGTGCCCCGGACCCGCGTCTACGACGCCGTCGAGGAACTCCGCGACTGGGGACTGGCTGACGTACAGCACTCGAAGCCGAAGCAGTTCTGGGTCGTCTCCCCGGAGACGACGAGCCGGCGGTTCGAACGGGAGTACAGCCGTCGCATGGACGCGCTGACCGAAGCCCTCGACGGGTTGAACTCGACCGAGCGAACCGTGGAACAGCGCGGCGTCTGGACCGTCGTGGGCCGGGGTACCGTTTCGGAGCGCGTCGCGGACTTGATCGACTCGGCCAGCGACGAGGTCGTTTTCATGACCGTGAGCGATCTCCTCACCGACGAGGTCGTGGCCCGTCTCCGGACCGCAAGCGAACGCGGCGTCTCGATCAAACTCGCGGGGATGGCCGACGGCGTCGAACGAGACTTCTCCGACACGGTACCAGAGGCGGAGTACTTCGACTCAATGTGGGTCTGGTCGGACACGCCGGCCGGTCGCATGCTGATGGTCGACCAAGAGAAGACGCTCGTGAGCGTGCTCGTGGACGGCGACGGCGACCACCCGCCGGAGCCGCGCGACGAGACGGCCATCTGGGGGACCGGCGAATCGAACGGCCTGGTCGTCGTCCTCCAAGCGATGTTCACGTGGCAACTCGATGGGACCAGATAGCGTTCGGGGCTTGTAACGCACATATTCACAAAAGGTCTATATCGACATCGGTTCAACTGTTCGACTGTAGCAAAGCGTCGCCGACAGCGGAGTCGTGTATCGCGTGAGAGATTGTCGTCAGGAAGAGAGGACAATGGACGACAATACAGACCACAGAAAGGGCTCGAAAGCGCCTACCGAAGCGAGTCAGTCACGATTCGAGTGGAAAACGACCGAGAGTCCGTGTGCTGCGGTCGTCGAGGCCGTCGCCGCGTCGATAGGGCGAGATTCCACCGACCTGCCGCCGCTGTACGCCACCGTCGACCCCGACGCGCTGACGGCGGTTCTCGCCGACAGGCCGGACGGCTCCGAAAGCGCAGTCAGCGTGTCGTTCGAATACGCCGGGGTCGACGTGACCATCGACAGCCACGGCGGCGGCGTGGTCAGCTCGACGGCGGCCCGTCGCGAGTGAGCGGGACAGTACCGTCGACGAGTCAGAACCACTCGGCTGGCAGTTCGTCTTCGTGAGCCACCAGCAGTTCGAGCAGGGGACGCGCCCGGTCGAAGTTCGGTCCCCGACGTATCTCGTCGCTCTCCCGGTCCCACTCGATGAACCCGTGGTCGGCCAGTTTCGGCAGGTGGACGTGATGCATCCGCACGGCGTTCGAACCGGCACCACTCTCGGGACGGGCCCCCGTCGACAACCGTCGAAGGGTCCGTTCGCGGATTGTCCGCCAGCAGGTCCACGAGCAGTTTTCGGCGTTCAGCGGCGGCTAGCGCGCTCAGTAGGTCGTCTGGAAATGTATCTCCCGCCGTGGAATCCATACGGATTATTGGTCGAGGGAGCGGATAATTACGGCGGTTTTTCGGTTTGGTAGACGTTTGAGGAAGTGAGTAACAAGCCACGCGGCGTCGCCGGCTCAGGGCAGTTCCTGCGGCACGGGGTCCGGTGCGAGCGTCCCTTCGAGGAACCCGACGCCGTAGTACGCGTACTGTGCGGCCAGCATGACCGGTATCAATAGCGCCAGCGGCGTCCGTCGGTCGCGATACACCTGTGCCGTCGCGTAGCCGCTCGCGAGGAGGAACGCCGACAGGAGCAGCGGGAGGTAACGGATCTTCCGGGCCCGCCAGTCGCTCAATGCAGCGAGTACCCCCGTTCCGAGACCGAGCGACGGCAGCGCCGAGTACCACCGGATGACCTTCCCGTGGCGGCGCTGGACGCGCGCCATCGCGTACCCGTACGATCGGCTCTTCCGACAGAAGGAGCCGAAGTCGGCCGAGAGATGGTGCGAGACGGCGATAGTCGGGTCGAAGACGAACCGGTAGCCCGCCTCGCTCAGGCGGAAGTGGAACTCGGCGTCCTCGCCGACGTTGATCCCGTCGTCGTAGCGGAACTCGGAGAACACGTCGGCGTCGTAACAGACGTTGCAGGCCGCGACCGAGCGGACCAGTCGCTCCCCGTCGATGGCGTGAGACTGGGGCGACCCGCCGGAACCGAACACGGTTCCCTGCAGACTCCCGACCAACTTGGCGAAGGGCGGGTCGTCGGGAAACGGACGGTTCGGACCGCCGACGCCGACGACGTCCTCGCGGTCGGCGTAGCCCTCGATGCGCTCGACGTGGGATTCGAGCCACGTCGCCGGGACGGCGCAGTCCGAGTCGGTGAAGGCGACGTACTCGCCGCTGGCCGCCTCGACTCCCCGATTCCGACACGCACCGATCGTGGCCCCCTCGGCGACGCGGAACCGGACGCCGTACTCAGCGGCGACCTTCTCGGTGCCGTCAGTCGAGCCGCCGTCGACGACGATGACCTCGTAGCGGTCGTCGGGGTACGTCTGTCCGGTGAGCGAGGAGAGCGTCTCGGCGACCGTCCGCGCCGAATTGTAGGTCACGACGACCGCGGACACCATCGGGGCGCTGTCGCCGCGCAGATTCGTCGACACGGCTGCATCCTCGCCGTGTCGCTGAATAACCCTATCGGTGGGCGGGTCAGCCCAGTCCCCTCCGTACGACCGAGACGTTCATCCCGAACCCGTAGAGTCCGGTGTTCGGGTGCGGGCGGATCGGCCCCCGCTCGCTGACCCGTCCCGGCGGGAGGTAGACGCGACCGCCGCCCGCCTCGGCGACGCGGTCGAGAGCGTCCTGTACCGGCGTCGCCGTCTCGTCGGGCCGGACCACCGCTCCGTCGAGGTTGCGGGCGATAGCGACGAGGTGTCCCGCGAGCAGCGCCTCGGTCGCGCTCGTCGGCGAGTCCGCGGACACGTCGTCACCGCCGAACAGCGAGTAACCCGCGGTCGTCGCGGCGAGCACCAGCGAGAGGTACGCCCGGCGACCGAGCGGCGCGGTCACCGAACCCACCCGAGAGCGTCGGTTGTCGACACACGCGAGACGGTTCGCGGTCGGCGTGGAAAAGCGTCGACCCCCGAGACTCCGGAAAGCCTAACATCTGTCTGCTGATATGGTAGGACGAACATACTGTCGCCCGGCCACGATATCGGCGATACGTCCCCCATCACATGTCAGACGACTCGACATCCAGAAGCGACCCGGCGACCGGGTCAGACGCCGAGGCGGCCTCCCGCGTCCTCGGTTGCGCGACCGAACACCCGAACCACGTCTTTCCGGTCCGGACCCCGTTCAACCACCGCTCGTTCGACGCCCTGAACGCCACCGGCGTCGACCTCGACGTGGTGTCACCGACGCCCTTCGCCCCGCCGGTCGGCCCCTTCTCCGAGTACCGCCACGTCCCGAAGACGGAGCAGTGGGGGTCGTATCAGGCACACTACCCGCGATTTCTCTACGCGCTCCCCAAGCGCTACTTCTATCAGTACTCCGGCGACTCCGCGCAGAAGCGCGTCACGCGCTACGTCGAGCGCACCTTCGAGACGCCACACGACGTGGTGCAGACCTGTGGGTTCTACCTCGACGGCTACGCCGCCCTCGAATACTGCCGACGCCACGATATCCCGCTGGTCGCCCTCTCGCACGCCGGCGACCTGAAGAACTTCGACCGGTTCAACGACGAGGTGCAGGCCCGCATCCGCGAGACGATCGACTACTGTTCGGCCGTGCTGACGGTCAGCGACGAACTCGCCGCCGTCGCCCGGCAGTTCGCCCCCGCCGGGAAGGTCCGCACGCTCCCCATCGGCGAGGACCCCGAGGACTACCCGACCGAGCGCCGGGCGGCCATCCGCCGGGAACTGGGCATCGCTCCGGAGACGAAGCTTCTGCTGTACGTCGGCCGCTTCGAGAAGGAGAAGGGCATCCGCGAACTCGTCGCCGCCCTCGACTCGCTCTCCCGCGAGGACGTGGCCGTCGCCGCCGTCGGTCACGGCGGGGCCCTCCGGTGGTGGTTCCTCGACAGCCTGGGCGAGCTTCACCACCCCGCACACGCCTACTGGCAGCTCGACCCCATCGCGGTCCGTCGCCTCCACGTCGCCGCGGACCTGCTGGTCCACCCGAGTTGGATAGAGGCGCGTCCGACGGTCCTCTACGAGGCGATGGCCGCCGAGACGCCCGTGTTGGCCTCGAACGTCGGCGGCATCCCCGAGATGGTCGTCGACGGCGAGACCGGCGTCCTCGTCCCGCCCCACGACCCCGAGACGCTCTCGCGGACGCTCGATTCGCTGCTCGACGACCCCGAGCGCCTGCGCGAGATGGGACGAGCGGGCCGAGCGCGGCTCGTCGACCAGCGCTGGACGTGGACCGACCACGCGCAGCGACTGCGCGAGGTCCACCGGGAGGTCGCGCGTGACTGACCGGCCCCGCGTGAGCGTCGTGATTCCGGCATACGATCGAGCGGACGTGGTCAGCCGAGCTGTCGACAGCGCGCTCGCCCAGACGGTCGACGCCGTCGAAGTCCTCGTCGTCGACGACGGCAGCACCGACGAGACGGCGGCCGTCGTGAGGCGGTTCGAACGCGAGGACGACCGGGTCCGCTATCTCGCTCACGAGACGAACCGGGGCGTCAGCGCC encodes the following:
- a CDS encoding LamG domain-containing protein, with translation MAPDPPPTDRPASPGLSRRALLKLTGTALGTAAVAGCLGDDPSGERRVGYGGVTPAMLAAGRLSLSAPDDGLVAHWALDGTGATATDAVGSNDGAIRGAPRQGVPGVHESTAYGFRPGAGNYVEVADAGVLRPAAELSFGGWYRTESDDNGQTLVQKADARFGETGYAVDVQTPNSVRGHVAVESGRASVNLWGVATHDGEWHHLFLTWDGSALVLYLDGEEIDRDASQSGRVVHSDRSLFVGRGDNGYTSYYGMDGAIDDVRVYERALPASDVADIYEGETVTPTATPTPTATSTPTANPTPTPTPTAAPTPTAAPTPTESDGPAPVARWRFEETEGTVAADGVGSADGSLRGSPTLDAAGVFDTSGIAFGAGDADYVEVADAGVLRPAAELSFGGWYRTESGDNSQTLIQKADARFGETGYAVDIQTSDSVRGHVAVESGRASVNPWGIATHDGKWHHLLLTWDGSALVAYLDGEEVGRDTSQSGRVVHSDRSLYVGRGDNGYTSYYGLVGRVDDIRVYDTALTASDAGALYEGGSTPPTPTSEPTPEPTLTPTPEPTATATETATPTEAPTETIANDEFGESGYGGHGYGGVVDADQL
- the glmS gene encoding glutamine--fructose-6-phosphate transaminase (isomerizing); the protein is MCGIIGYVGESAAQSRLVTGLQKLEYRGYDSAGIALVDDALSVYKQVGLVGDLDLPADSPQTCGIGHTRWSTHGKPTDANAHPHTDCTGRVAVVHNGIVGNYDDLRAELPDHEFRSETDTEVVAHLVEVELEFTDDLVAAVSAAVERIEGSYALGVVAAGHDGIVVARRNSPLVVGHGSDGNFVASDVTPLLEHTREVSYLEDGDVAHVTRDGVAVRHDGASVERAVHRIEWNADAAEKGGYDHYMLKEIHEQPQALRQAVAGRIDAVEERVELDRSLSTAFLDSLDEIQLVACGTSYHACLYGKQLLESLADVRVTVEFGSEYAVGSGRDPERTLVVGVSQSGETADTLRALRTAKRTGIRTLGVTNTVGSTVARECDDALYIQAGPEIGVAATKTFASQVVTLALLAVDVADSRGELDPADGRELLSNLQALPGAVQTALDRDREVREVADAYAGGEAFFFIGRQFATPVALEGALKLKEISYDHAEGFPAGELKHGPLALITERTPVLAILTDGARPEETHNNVKEVQSRGAPVVAVTSETGREGDYEVGFDVPDLGVLEPLVANVYLQLFAYHVADGKARPIDRPRNLAKSVTVE
- a CDS encoding sugar phosphate nucleotidyltransferase gives rise to the protein MQAVILAAGEGQRLGPLTEGRPKPMVPVGNRPILEAVLEAAVKASVEEVVLVVGHCRERIQSHFGDGDDWGVPIRYVVQDHQLGAAHALARTESVVEGPFFVLHGDQLVEAALLERLLERWEATETPTIAAVQSDRPTEYGAVDVDGETVVAVSKTPTADPPFLVNAGAYVLDEGVFDVVRGVETADGTDFGMATTLQRLADAGRLSAVLHRGSWQDLTYPWDLLSTNATLLRQRDSEAVAEDARVHSTAAVSASVAVDEGVSVGPNATLLPGTALGRNVRVGASATLSNCIVLDGARIGDGAVLRDCIVGESVSVGPNATAEGGPASVVVGDAVHDDVGLGAVLADRTVLRGGVTVAPGTVVGRDVEADCGTVLRGRIDSNETVRRG
- a CDS encoding glucosamine inositolphosphorylceramide transferase family protein, with the translated sequence MAGDTPQTRLLAHAQYRIAPLKTRLRTALARSTLVERTAWHAGERLHMRTPTGRRVPEAVDISGLYDGPAAPSYPYAAADREPSLFLPAGDIDPVVTAADVTDFGRTDCVADPFLFVTEDGEWHLFFEVYTQNREPSAAIAHAESADGYDWTYDRVVLETDEHLSYPYVFRWAGEHYMIPDRWAKERGPAGVTLYRAERFPHEWTPVADLVQPETPLHDFSPFRWGDRWWALLGDGRDLYAYYSDELEAPDWTPHEANPVVRDRPNAARPGGRPLVFDDYVLAFYQDCAARYGERVRAFEIAELTPTAFEDRERDDSPVIEPTGGLGWNSGAMHQVDPWFDGEGWHCAVDGNLGAGYRVFGEHHWAIGIYRA